A single genomic interval of Desulfovibrio sp. TomC harbors:
- the def gene encoding peptide deformylase — MPLEILKYPHPVLARKAAPIPAVTPEIRELAAGMAEAMYANQGVGLAAPQVGASIRMVVIDLSGPDKREALMTLVNPVITAASGEQEDEEGCLSVRNYRTIVRRAANVTVEAQDLEGQPLVIEADELLAVCLQHEIDHLDGVLFIDRISRLKRAMYDKRVKRWTAETTDQTNS; from the coding sequence ATGCCCCTTGAAATACTGAAATATCCGCATCCCGTCCTGGCCCGCAAGGCTGCGCCGATCCCTGCCGTCACCCCGGAAATCCGGGAGTTGGCGGCAGGCATGGCCGAAGCCATGTACGCCAACCAGGGCGTTGGTCTGGCCGCGCCGCAAGTGGGCGCGTCCATCCGCATGGTCGTGATTGATCTGTCCGGGCCGGACAAGCGCGAGGCGCTCATGACCCTGGTCAATCCCGTCATCACCGCCGCCTCGGGCGAGCAGGAGGACGAGGAAGGCTGCCTGTCCGTGCGCAATTATCGCACGATTGTGCGCCGGGCCGCCAACGTCACGGTCGAGGCCCAGGACCTTGAGGGCCAGCCCCTGGTCATCGAGGCCGACGAACTGCTGGCCGTGTGCCTGCAGCATGAGATAGACCACCTTGACGGCGTGCTTTTTATCGACCGCATCAGCCGGCTCAAACGCGCCATGTACGACAAGCGGGTGAAACGATGGACAGCAGAGACGACGGACCAGACAAACTCGTAG
- the fmt gene encoding methionyl-tRNA formyltransferase, producing MGTPEFAATVLEHVLASEDVTVAAVYTQPDRPCGRGKKCLLGPVKKLALEKGLPVHQPETFKDPAEVAALAAYKPDVLLVAAYGMILPQAVLDVPTRMPLNVHASLLPAWRGAAPIERSIAAGETLTGVTIMRMALALDAGPMVMQRTLGIGVNDTAGVLRAELADLGGRLLTHCLMRLRMGSVPLIDQDPARVTYAKKIDKAEALIDWTKPAAEVHNLIRAMTPNPGAFFFWKPSADKPALRIIAQPGKVGCPLPPGAKPGDILGLMDCHIGIACADAVYLVPAVIPAGKRPMNGQAFSCGYLGKCDEDAMAVCGPPDGLS from the coding sequence ATGGGCACGCCCGAGTTCGCCGCCACCGTGCTCGAGCATGTGTTGGCCAGCGAGGACGTCACTGTGGCCGCCGTCTACACCCAGCCCGACCGGCCGTGCGGCCGGGGCAAGAAATGCCTGCTTGGACCGGTCAAAAAGCTGGCCCTGGAAAAGGGCTTGCCCGTCCATCAGCCCGAGACGTTCAAGGACCCAGCCGAGGTGGCCGCCCTGGCGGCCTATAAGCCCGACGTGCTGCTGGTGGCCGCCTACGGCATGATTTTGCCCCAGGCCGTGCTGGATGTGCCGACCAGGATGCCGCTCAACGTCCACGCCTCGCTGTTGCCGGCCTGGCGCGGCGCGGCCCCCATCGAGCGCTCCATCGCCGCCGGCGAGACCCTTACCGGCGTGACCATCATGCGCATGGCCCTGGCCCTGGATGCCGGACCCATGGTCATGCAGCGCACCCTGGGCATCGGCGTGAACGACACGGCCGGGGTGCTGCGGGCCGAGCTGGCCGATCTGGGCGGCCGGCTGCTCACCCACTGTCTCATGCGGCTGCGCATGGGCTCGGTGCCGCTCATTGACCAGGACCCGGCCCGGGTCACCTACGCCAAAAAGATCGACAAGGCCGAGGCGCTGATCGACTGGACAAAGCCGGCGGCCGAAGTCCACAATCTGATCCGGGCCATGACCCCAAACCCCGGGGCGTTTTTTTTCTGGAAGCCGTCGGCCGACAAGCCGGCCCTGCGCATCATTGCCCAGCCCGGCAAGGTAGGCTGTCCCCTGCCGCCCGGGGCCAAACCCGGCGACATCCTGGGCCTTATGGACTGCCATATCGGCATTGCCTGCGCCGATGCGGTCTATCTCGTCCCGGCCGTGATCCCGGCCGGCAAGCGGCCCATGAACGGGCAGGCCTTTTCCTGCGGCTATCTGGGCAAGTGCGACGAAGACGCCATGGCCGTGTGCGGACCGCCGGACGGGCTGTCCTAA
- a CDS encoding DUF116 domain-containing protein, producing MERSEPSRKRLFIGLLCGTGLAVCALLIFVWAVPSIGLANIHPLAPLVLGLVSAAAIVLVLWATLGLAASVALGRPFLGSDHLRGVMARVFLPLMTIFARLFHISKSRVRSSFIKVNNEMVAARAGRYEAGQVLVLLPHCLQSSRCKHRLTYDINNCKRCGECPVDGLIALSEAYGVHIAIATGGTIARRIVVQKRPRLIVAVACERDLTSGIQDTYPIPVFGVLNDRPNGPCLDTQVALPHLEAALRFFLTGGEAREPVFGPFPGLARFTPAGGAR from the coding sequence GTGGAACGCAGCGAACCTTCGCGAAAGCGCCTTTTTATTGGCCTCTTGTGCGGCACCGGACTGGCCGTCTGCGCGCTTTTGATTTTCGTGTGGGCCGTGCCCTCCATCGGGCTGGCCAACATCCATCCCCTGGCTCCCCTGGTGCTCGGGCTGGTCTCGGCTGCGGCCATTGTCCTGGTCCTGTGGGCCACGCTCGGGCTGGCCGCCAGCGTGGCCCTTGGCCGGCCGTTTCTCGGGTCCGACCATTTGCGCGGGGTCATGGCCCGGGTGTTTTTGCCGCTCATGACCATTTTCGCCCGGCTCTTTCACATCTCCAAAAGCCGGGTGCGCTCCTCGTTTATCAAGGTCAACAATGAAATGGTGGCGGCCCGGGCCGGACGCTATGAGGCCGGGCAGGTGCTGGTGCTGTTGCCCCATTGCCTGCAATCGAGCCGCTGCAAGCACCGTCTCACCTACGACATCAACAACTGCAAACGCTGCGGCGAGTGCCCGGTGGACGGGCTGATCGCCCTGTCTGAGGCGTATGGCGTCCATATCGCCATTGCCACCGGCGGCACCATCGCCCGGCGCATCGTGGTCCAGAAACGGCCCAGGCTCATTGTGGCCGTGGCCTGCGAACGCGATCTGACCAGCGGCATTCAGGACACGTATCCCATTCCGGTTTTCGGCGTCTTAAACGACCGGCCAAACGGTCCCTGCCTGGACACCCAGGTGGCTCTGCCCCATCTGGAGGCTGCTCTGCGCTTTTTTCTCACTGGCGGCGAGGCCCGCGAACCTGTGTTCGGTCCCTTTCCCGGGCTGGCCCGCTTCACCCCGGCCGGCGGTGCCCGATGA
- a CDS encoding transcription antitermination factor NusB: MNTPTPPTPAAPPPARRIALAVLGRVLPGPKSGLGQDVQAALDAGLADSTLDPRDRGLATELVYGYLRLCGRIDFILSGFLKNPEAVPLPVRRILGLATYEILYCGKVPVYASVDWAVSAVRRAAGKGLSGMANAVLRRVAADPQAFDDPAFYRRDRPSEAVYLSRGFSCPEWIVELWLRAYGPEATRAYLAAQAEPAPLGLRINRARPGARALFDALAALPGALWADYPTLAVPTGTDFTPAGVSLPDALAAGDLSRQSAAAQRILYELGLPDWPEPIFDACAGRGGKTLLLAEAGKRVYAADMHAVRLAGLPREAARLGLPPVAAFRASATKMPLASPPGTILLDAPCSGLGVLSRRPDSKWRRNPEDIAGLTRLQGAMLESAYAALAPGGRIVYITCTVNPAENEKAVDRLGSRHRDLVLEAEIPADPETMLGETFYGVVLRKPA, translated from the coding sequence ATGAATACCCCGACGCCCCCGACCCCGGCCGCGCCGCCTCCGGCCCGCCGCATCGCCCTGGCTGTTCTTGGCCGGGTGCTGCCCGGTCCCAAATCGGGCCTTGGCCAGGATGTGCAGGCCGCCCTGGACGCCGGGCTGGCCGATTCCACCCTGGACCCCCGGGACCGGGGCCTGGCCACCGAGCTGGTCTACGGCTATCTGCGCCTGTGCGGCCGCATTGATTTCATCCTCTCGGGGTTTTTAAAAAATCCCGAGGCCGTGCCCCTGCCCGTGCGCCGCATCCTGGGCCTGGCCACCTACGAGATTCTCTACTGCGGCAAGGTGCCGGTCTACGCTTCGGTCGATTGGGCCGTTTCGGCCGTGCGCCGGGCCGCCGGCAAGGGCCTGTCCGGCATGGCCAACGCCGTGCTGCGCCGGGTGGCGGCCGATCCCCAGGCCTTTGACGATCCGGCCTTTTACCGCCGCGATCGCCCAAGCGAGGCCGTCTATCTCAGCCGGGGCTTTTCCTGTCCGGAATGGATCGTGGAGCTGTGGCTGCGGGCCTACGGGCCTGAGGCCACCCGGGCCTATCTGGCCGCCCAGGCCGAACCGGCTCCGCTGGGGCTTCGCATCAACCGGGCCAGACCCGGGGCCCGGGCCCTTTTTGACGCCCTGGCCGCCCTGCCCGGGGCCTTGTGGGCGGATTATCCCACCCTGGCCGTGCCCACGGGCACGGATTTCACCCCGGCCGGGGTGAGCCTGCCCGACGCCCTGGCCGCCGGCGACCTGTCGCGCCAGTCGGCGGCCGCCCAGCGCATCCTCTACGAACTGGGGCTTCCCGACTGGCCGGAACCGATTTTCGACGCCTGCGCCGGGCGCGGGGGCAAGACCCTGCTGTTGGCCGAGGCCGGCAAGCGGGTCTATGCCGCCGACATGCACGCTGTGCGGCTGGCCGGCCTGCCCCGGGAGGCCGCCCGCCTGGGCCTGCCGCCGGTTGCCGCCTTTCGCGCCTCGGCCACGAAGATGCCGCTGGCTTCGCCGCCCGGGACGATTTTGCTCGACGCCCCCTGCTCCGGCCTGGGCGTGCTCTCGCGCCGGCCCGACTCGAAATGGCGGCGCAATCCCGAGGACATCGCGGGGCTGACCCGGCTGCAAGGCGCCATGCTGGAGTCGGCCTACGCCGCCCTGGCCCCGGGCGGCCGCATTGTCTACATCACCTGCACGGTCAATCCGGCGGAAAACGAGAAGGCCGTGGACCGCCTGGGCAGCCGCCATCGCGATCTGGTCCTCGAAGCCGAAATCCCGGCCGATCCGGAAACCATGCTCGGCGAGACCTTTTACGGCGTGGTGCTGCGCAAACCGGCCTGA
- a CDS encoding alpha/beta fold hydrolase, which yields MKRIIAFGVSLAVVLALLAASVSAGPIVPVGAAIGADKQGNSIYRVRANGIEIAYKLIGQGDPLVMLMGLGGTMERWPEAVVALLSKQYQLILLDNRGMGLTTVNDETFSYKLFADDVVGLLDALGVAKANVLGFSLGSTMTQELLYAYPQRVNKAVIYATSVDGSRVAKVLGGLKITDPIILRYLEATSRWKTPMEKLPGITNPVLFLVGTADAVVGPESSKLLAAALPGAWLVQFTNATHELMFEAPTAFAQTVLAFLTIDATISPPAATTNASPSGHQEQP from the coding sequence ATGAAACGGATCATTGCTTTTGGCGTTTCGCTGGCCGTCGTCCTGGCCTTGTTGGCGGCCAGCGTTTCCGCCGGCCCCATCGTGCCGGTTGGCGCGGCCATTGGCGCAGACAAACAGGGAAACAGCATCTACCGGGTCCGCGCCAATGGCATTGAAATTGCCTACAAGTTGATTGGCCAGGGTGATCCCCTGGTCATGCTCATGGGCCTTGGCGGCACCATGGAGCGTTGGCCGGAAGCTGTCGTCGCTCTCTTGTCCAAGCAGTATCAGCTGATTCTGCTGGATAATCGGGGCATGGGCCTGACCACCGTCAATGACGAGACATTCAGCTACAAACTGTTTGCGGATGATGTTGTCGGATTGCTCGATGCGCTTGGAGTGGCCAAGGCCAATGTGCTGGGCTTTTCACTCGGCAGTACCATGACGCAGGAATTGTTGTATGCATATCCACAGCGCGTCAATAAAGCAGTCATCTACGCCACGTCCGTCGATGGAAGCCGTGTCGCCAAGGTCCTGGGCGGTTTGAAAATTACCGATCCCATCATTTTGCGCTATTTGGAAGCGACGTCCCGGTGGAAAACGCCGATGGAGAAACTGCCGGGTATCACCAATCCGGTCCTGTTTCTTGTGGGCACGGCCGACGCCGTTGTCGGTCCGGAAAGCTCCAAGCTCCTGGCCGCAGCGTTGCCCGGGGCGTGGCTGGTGCAATTTACCAACGCGACCCACGAGCTGATGTTTGAAGCGCCAACAGCGTTTGCCCAAACGGTTCTGGCTTTTTTAACCATTGATGCGACGATATCGCCGCCGGCGGCCACAACAAATGCCAGCCCCAGTGGGCACCAGGAGCAACCATGA
- a CDS encoding NADH:flavin oxidoreductase/NADH oxidase produces MIDCAPTTTDTGPTLFSPLTVRGVTLRNRIGVSPMCQYCCTDGLADAWHLVHLGSRAVGGAGLVMAEATAVTPEGRISPADLGLWSEAHAAALAPVAAFIRRMGAVPGIQLAHAGRKASCLPPWDGGARIVDRQDGAWDVLAPSAIPFSEGEPLPIALDAAGIDAVKEAFVAAAHRAVAAGFAVIELHAAHGYLLHQFLSPLSNHRDDAYGGSLENRMRLPLEIIAALRAVIPGAMPLLVRISATDWMEGGWDLEQSVCFAREMGKLGVDLVDVSSGALVPHARIPVAPGYQVPFAAAIREQAGIRTSAVGLITEPAQAEAIVATGQADMVLLAREMLRSPYWPIQAAAALGCEQPWPQQYGYAVKRR; encoded by the coding sequence ATGATCGACTGCGCACCCACGACAACCGACACGGGTCCGACGCTCTTTTCACCCTTGACCGTGCGCGGGGTCACCCTGCGAAACCGCATCGGCGTCTCCCCCATGTGCCAGTATTGCTGCACGGACGGGTTGGCCGACGCGTGGCATCTGGTCCACCTGGGCAGCCGGGCGGTTGGCGGGGCCGGGCTGGTCATGGCCGAGGCCACGGCTGTGACGCCCGAAGGCCGCATCTCCCCGGCCGATCTGGGCCTGTGGAGCGAGGCCCACGCCGCCGCCCTGGCCCCGGTCGCCGCCTTTATCCGCCGCATGGGGGCCGTGCCCGGCATCCAGCTGGCCCATGCCGGGCGCAAGGCCAGCTGCCTGCCGCCCTGGGACGGCGGGGCCAGGATCGTGGACCGGCAAGACGGGGCCTGGGATGTCCTGGCCCCGAGCGCCATCCCGTTTTCCGAGGGCGAGCCGCTGCCCATAGCCCTGGACGCGGCCGGCATCGACGCCGTCAAAGAGGCCTTTGTCGCGGCCGCCCACCGGGCCGTGGCTGCCGGCTTTGCCGTCATCGAGCTGCACGCCGCCCACGGCTACCTGCTGCACCAGTTTCTCTCGCCCTTAAGCAACCACCGGGACGACGCCTACGGCGGCAGCCTGGAAAACCGGATGCGTCTGCCCCTGGAGATCATCGCCGCCCTGCGGGCCGTGATCCCTGGGGCCATGCCGCTTTTGGTCCGTATCTCGGCCACCGACTGGATGGAAGGCGGCTGGGACCTGGAGCAATCCGTGTGTTTCGCCCGGGAAATGGGCAAGCTCGGCGTCGATCTCGTCGATGTCAGTTCCGGCGCTCTGGTGCCCCACGCCCGCATTCCGGTGGCTCCCGGCTACCAGGTGCCCTTTGCCGCCGCCATCCGGGAGCAGGCCGGGATACGCACCAGCGCCGTCGGACTCATCACCGAACCAGCCCAGGCCGAGGCCATCGTGGCCACGGGACAAGCCGATATGGTGCTTCTGGCCCGGGAAATGCTCCGCTCGCCCTACTGGCCCATCCAGGCGGCGGCGGCCCTGGGCTGTGAGCAGCCCTGGCCGCAGCAGTACGGCTACGCCGTCAAACGACGCTGA
- a CDS encoding molybdopterin molybdotransferase MoeA has product MREGFFRAVSTAEFRDLLRTFAPLASETVSLDAACSRILATDIVAAEDLPAASRAAMDGYAVRAAEVFGTTESNPGYLDLAMDIPIGVIPDKPLPAGHCARIVTGAFLPAGADAVVMVEYTEDMGAGAIEMRRSVAPGDNIMLAAEDAAAGQQVLARGTVLRPQEIGLLAALGITRATVGKIPAVALLSTGDELVPAEATPLPGQIRDVNSHTLAAMLRQAGAAPAAFPLVPDDLAGIQAALATAAASHDLTLLSGGSSVGARDFTLDALRNLGADILAHGVAISPGKPTILASLGGKPVIGLPGQVTSAQIVLLIFALPLLAHLAGDPAAFTRTPRTFPAVLSRNIASKQGREDHVRVRLEERPGALPLAHPVLGKSGLLKTLLMADGLITIAADREGLAGATEVAVRPI; this is encoded by the coding sequence ATGCGCGAAGGTTTTTTCCGGGCCGTGTCCACGGCCGAATTCCGCGATCTGCTGCGGACGTTTGCTCCCCTGGCCAGCGAAACCGTCAGTCTTGATGCCGCTTGCAGCCGTATCCTGGCCACCGACATCGTGGCCGCCGAGGACCTGCCCGCGGCCAGCCGCGCCGCCATGGACGGTTACGCCGTGCGGGCCGCCGAGGTCTTCGGCACAACCGAATCCAACCCCGGCTACCTCGATCTGGCCATGGACATCCCCATCGGCGTCATCCCGGACAAACCGCTCCCCGCCGGCCACTGCGCCCGCATCGTGACCGGCGCGTTCCTGCCGGCCGGAGCCGATGCCGTGGTCATGGTCGAATACACCGAGGACATGGGAGCCGGAGCCATCGAAATGCGCCGGTCCGTGGCCCCGGGCGACAACATCATGCTGGCGGCCGAAGACGCCGCCGCCGGCCAGCAGGTGCTGGCCAGGGGGACCGTGCTGCGTCCCCAGGAGATCGGCCTGCTGGCGGCGCTCGGCATTACCCGGGCAACGGTCGGCAAAATTCCCGCCGTGGCCTTACTTTCCACCGGCGACGAACTGGTCCCGGCCGAGGCCACGCCGTTGCCCGGCCAGATCCGCGACGTCAACAGCCACACCCTGGCCGCCATGCTGCGTCAGGCCGGGGCCGCCCCCGCCGCCTTCCCCCTGGTCCCCGACGATCTGGCCGGCATCCAGGCCGCCCTGGCTACTGCGGCCGCCAGCCACGACCTGACGCTGCTCTCCGGCGGCAGCTCGGTGGGCGCGCGCGATTTCACCCTCGATGCCCTGCGAAACCTCGGCGCGGACATCCTGGCCCACGGCGTGGCCATCAGTCCCGGCAAACCGACCATCCTGGCCTCGCTTGGCGGCAAACCGGTCATCGGCCTGCCCGGACAGGTCACCTCGGCCCAGATCGTGCTCCTCATCTTTGCCCTGCCGCTCCTGGCCCATCTGGCCGGCGACCCGGCCGCCTTCACCCGCACCCCGCGCACCTTCCCGGCCGTCCTGTCCCGCAACATCGCCTCCAAGCAGGGCCGCGAAGACCACGTGCGCGTGCGCCTGGAAGAGCGCCCCGGCGCGCTGCCCCTGGCCCATCCCGTGCTCGGCAAGTCCGGGCTGCTCAAAACGCTGCTCATGGCCGACGGCCTCATCACCATCGCCGCCGACCGCGAAGGCCTCGCCGGCGCGACCGAAGTGGCGGTGCGGCCGATCTAG
- a CDS encoding glucokinase: MSQPATPLLRHILAADIGGTTSRFGHFTLAPDGALTLDRQIRLSTQAAGSFLELLDALPAAGFDLPLGQVQAAAFAVPGAMVGRTVHFANIAWSLDLADLERTHGLECTACVNDFLAQAHGCRLLGDSADMILPGAMDPARIQAVIGAGTGLGHAALIPLADGTSLALPSEAGQTAAPFFGPEETAFADYLARATGEAYVRGDSVLSGSGLAHLHRFVTGEDLTPAQISRQLVADSPTTAFFARFYGRAARDFALTVLAAGGVFISGGVAAKNPLLVAHPEFAREFHASPTYAAFLERIPVRLVRDENVGLYGAAAIARNLLVSNPSKG; encoded by the coding sequence ATGTCCCAGCCGGCTACGCCTTTGCTGCGGCACATCCTGGCCGCCGACATTGGCGGTACAACCAGCCGTTTCGGACATTTCACCCTGGCCCCGGACGGCGCACTGACGCTTGACCGGCAGATCCGCCTTTCCACCCAGGCGGCCGGCTCGTTCCTCGAACTCCTGGACGCCCTGCCGGCAGCCGGATTTGATCTGCCCCTCGGCCAGGTCCAGGCCGCCGCCTTTGCCGTGCCCGGAGCCATGGTCGGACGCACGGTGCATTTTGCCAATATCGCCTGGAGCCTCGATCTGGCCGATCTGGAGCGGACCCACGGCCTGGAATGCACCGCCTGCGTCAATGATTTCCTGGCCCAGGCCCACGGTTGCCGCCTGCTTGGCGACAGCGCCGACATGATCCTGCCGGGCGCGATGGACCCGGCCCGGATTCAGGCCGTCATCGGAGCCGGCACCGGCCTTGGCCATGCCGCCCTGATCCCCCTGGCCGACGGGACCAGTCTGGCCCTGCCTTCGGAAGCCGGCCAGACCGCCGCCCCTTTTTTCGGGCCAGAGGAAACCGCCTTTGCCGATTACCTGGCCCGGGCCACGGGCGAAGCCTACGTGCGCGGCGACAGCGTCCTGTCCGGCTCGGGCCTGGCCCACCTCCACCGGTTTGTGACCGGCGAGGACCTGACCCCGGCCCAGATCAGCCGCCAACTCGTCGCCGACAGCCCGACAACCGCCTTTTTTGCCCGTTTCTACGGCCGGGCCGCCCGCGATTTTGCCCTGACCGTGCTGGCGGCCGGCGGGGTGTTTATAAGCGGCGGCGTGGCCGCGAAAAATCCGCTCCTCGTCGCCCATCCCGAATTCGCCCGGGAGTTTCACGCCTCGCCCACCTACGCCGCGTTTTTGGAGCGCATCCCGGTGCGGCTGGTGCGCGATGAAAATGTGGGCCTCTATGGTGCGGCCGCCATTGCCCGAAACCTGCTCGTCTCCAACCCGTCCAAAGGATAG
- a CDS encoding LysE family translocator codes for MADVAAAALAGATLGLSAGLAPGPLLTLVLSQTLAHGPREGVKVALAPILTDAPIILAAWLVLSRFAGTPGILGVVALAGALLLCRYGWDCFKAPPPNAGDPHTAPRSILRGVAANFANPHPYLFWAAVGVPFLLDTAASGVVPVVVFLTVFYGCIVGAKVAAALLAGRFRQFLSSRAYRLFMAGLGLSLFFFAYGFARQGFSLLAGA; via the coding sequence ATGGCCGATGTCGCCGCCGCAGCCCTGGCCGGGGCAACCCTGGGCCTTTCCGCCGGTTTGGCCCCAGGGCCGCTGCTCACGCTCGTCTTGTCCCAGACCCTGGCCCATGGCCCGCGCGAGGGCGTCAAAGTGGCCCTGGCCCCGATCCTGACCGACGCGCCCATCATCCTGGCCGCCTGGCTGGTGCTGTCGCGTTTTGCCGGCACGCCGGGCATTCTGGGCGTTGTGGCCCTGGCCGGGGCGCTGCTCCTTTGCCGCTACGGCTGGGACTGCTTCAAGGCCCCGCCGCCAAACGCCGGCGACCCGCACACCGCCCCGCGCTCGATCCTGCGCGGCGTGGCCGCCAATTTCGCCAACCCGCACCCGTATCTGTTCTGGGCCGCGGTCGGCGTGCCGTTTCTCCTGGACACGGCCGCGTCCGGCGTCGTTCCCGTGGTTGTCTTCCTGACCGTGTTTTACGGATGCATCGTCGGAGCCAAAGTGGCGGCGGCGCTGTTGGCCGGCCGATTCCGGCAATTCCTGTCCAGCCGGGCCTACCGCCTGTTCATGGCCGGCCTTGGGCTGTCGCTGTTTTTTTTCGCCTACGGCTTTGCCCGCCAGGGCTTTTCCCTGCTCGCCGGGGCCTGA
- a CDS encoding carbon-nitrogen hydrolase: MAAPFTIGLIQMAPEKTVAASLEKAAGRIEAAAKAGANVVCLPELFATPYFCRTQDHDAFDLAEPIPGPTTTAMAEAAKAAGVVVVAPLFERRGPGCYQNSLAVLDPDGSQAGVYRKMHIPHDPGFEEKFYFAPGDLGFKTFATPFGPIGTLICWDQWFPEAARATALLGASVIFYPTAIGWHPSEKAEYGERQRDSWITIQRSHAIANGLYVAAVNRVGTEGSGEGYGETLEFWGSSFVADPSGQIVVQAGITAEDILLAEINPQTIETTRRHWPFLRDRRIDAYGGLGKLYGE, encoded by the coding sequence ATGGCCGCGCCCTTTACCATCGGCCTTATCCAGATGGCCCCGGAAAAAACCGTGGCCGCCTCGCTTGAAAAGGCCGCCGGCCGCATCGAAGCCGCCGCCAAGGCCGGGGCCAATGTGGTCTGTCTGCCCGAACTGTTCGCCACGCCGTATTTCTGCCGCACCCAGGACCACGACGCCTTCGATCTGGCCGAACCCATCCCCGGCCCCACCACCACGGCCATGGCCGAAGCGGCCAAGGCGGCCGGCGTGGTGGTCGTGGCGCCGCTGTTTGAGCGGCGCGGCCCCGGCTGCTACCAGAATTCCCTGGCCGTGCTCGACCCGGACGGCAGCCAGGCCGGGGTCTACCGCAAAATGCACATTCCCCACGATCCGGGCTTTGAAGAGAAATTCTACTTCGCCCCGGGCGACCTGGGGTTTAAGACCTTTGCCACGCCCTTTGGCCCCATCGGCACGCTGATCTGCTGGGACCAGTGGTTCCCGGAAGCGGCCCGGGCCACGGCCCTTCTTGGCGCATCGGTCATCTTCTACCCCACGGCCATCGGCTGGCATCCCAGCGAAAAGGCCGAATACGGCGAACGCCAGCGCGATTCCTGGATCACCATCCAACGCAGCCACGCCATCGCCAACGGTCTCTACGTGGCCGCCGTCAACCGGGTGGGCACCGAAGGCTCGGGCGAAGGCTACGGCGAAACCCTGGAATTCTGGGGCTCCTCCTTCGTGGCCGACCCGTCCGGCCAGATCGTGGTCCAGGCCGGCATCACGGCCGAAGATATCCTGTTGGCCGAGATCAACCCCCAGACCATCGAAACCACCCGCCGCCACTGGCCCTTTTTGCGCGACCGCCGTATCGACGCGTACGGTGGTTTAGGCAAGCTGTACGGGGAGTAA